One Carassius carassius chromosome 20, fCarCar2.1, whole genome shotgun sequence DNA segment encodes these proteins:
- the LOC132095937 gene encoding band 4.1-like protein 3 isoform X1, producing the protein MECKVRLLDGSDYTCTVEKRVKGQVLFDKVCDHLNLLEKDYFGITYRDDENQKNWLDISKEMKKQISTGPWNCAFSVKFYPPDPSQLSEDITRYFLCLQLRDDVVSGRLPCSFTTHTVLGSYTVQSELGDCDSELQGSSYISDMCLAPNQTKELEEKVLELHRGHKGMTPAEADMMFLENAKKLSMYGVDLHHAKDSEGVEIMLGVCSSGLLVYRDKLRINRFAWPKIIKISYKRNNFYIRVRPGELEQFESTIGFKLFSHKAAKRLWKVCVEHHTFFRLVSPEAPPKRFLSLGSKFRYSGRTQAQTRRASSQIARAAPQFQRRHTVTASMDSTTVNHDNGKNAKPAVAIDDLIALETPEKKAEEMNSVEEENKTSGDESEQAPPPSVTKSCPYSSDPLGSELSLPSSPVSSTKVRRRRRESSRKRASSVSPAKTTAGCRRRQAQADRKAALLEERALLLSARKQRLDQSRSRGGTLFSFSLHLPDLPSLLDDDGYLSFPDLTELRFLPESLHHFMPIKSPSLIPCFLFIFFFLLSTSFSVPYALTLSFPLALCLCYLEPRAASLGSSLAQGFQDRSDDETDSDQTNFTCDDDTSATESDFEDSFDIRTQVSIIYGVLRRQKPL; encoded by the exons ATGGAGTGTAAGGTCAGACTGCTGGACGGCTCAGACTACACCTGCACCGTGGAG aaaagaGTGAAAGGTCAGGTGCTGTTCGATAAGGTTTGTGATCACCTGAATCTCCTGGAGAAGGACTATTTCGGCATCACGTACCGGGACGATGAAAACCAGAAG AACTGGCTGGACATTTCCAAAGAGATGAAGAAGCAGATCAGCA CTGGTCCCTGGAACTGTGCCTTCAGCGTGAAGTTTTATCCTCCCGATCCATCGCAGCTCTCCGAGGACATCACCAG gTATTTCCTGTGTCTGCAGCTGAGAGATGATGTGGTTTCTGGACGTTTGCCGTGTTCTTTCACCACTCACACGGTGTTGGGCTCCTACACGGTTCAGTCGGAGCTGGGAGACTGTGACTCTGAGCTGCAGGGCTCCAGTTACATCAGTGACATGTGTTTGGCCCCGAATCAGACCAAAGAGCTGGAGGAGAAAGTGCTGGAGCTCCACCGCGGACACAA aggAATGACTCCTGCTGAAGCTGACATGATGTTCCTGGAAAATGCAAAGAAACTCTCCATGTACGGAGTCGACCTGCATCAtgccaag GATTCGGAGGGTGTGGAGATCATGCTGGGAGTTTGTTCCAGCGGCCTCCTCGTCTACAGAGATAAACTGCGCATCAATCGCTTCGCCTGGCCCAAAATAATCAAGATCTCCTACAAGAGGAACAACTTCTACATCAGAGTGCGTCCAGGAGAG CTGGAACAGTTCGAGAGCACCATCGGTTTCAAGCTCTTCAGTCACAAAGCAGCAAAGAGACTCTGGAAAGTGTGTGTGGAGCATCACACCTTCTTCAG GCTGGTTTCTCCTGAAGCTCCGCCCAAGCGCTTCCTGTCGTTGGGCTCAAAGTTCCGCTACAGCGGCCGAACACAAGCGCAGACGCGCCGCGCTAGCTCTCAGATCGCTCGGGCCGCTCCACAGTTCCAGCGACGACACACGGTCACCGCTAGCATGGACAGCA CGACGGTCAACCATGACAACGGGAAAAACGCCAAACCTGCTGTTGCTATAGATGACCTCATCGCCTTGGAAACGCCAGAGAAGAAAGCAGAGGAGATGAACTCAGTGGAGGAGGAGAATAAAACCAGCGGTGACGAATCAGAACAGGCCCCGCCCCCCTCCGTCACCAAG TCGTGTCCGTACTCATCGGATCCGTTGGGATCTGAGCTCTCTCTCCCGTCTTCTCCCGTCTCGTCCACTAAAGTGCGCAGGAGACGCAGAGAAAGCAGCCGCAAGCGTGCTTCCTCCGTCAGTCCGGCCAAAACCACAGCGGGCTGCCGGCGGCGTCAGGCCCAAGCGGATCGTAAAGCGGCTCTTCTGGAGGAACGAGCGCTGCTTCTGTCCGCACGCAAGCAGAGACTGGACCAGAGCCGCAGCCGAGGAGGAACGCTCTTCTCCTTCTCTCTGCATCTCCCCGATCTGCCCTCGCTGCTGGACGACGACGGTTACCTGAGCTTCCCTGACCTCACCGAGCTGCGCTTCCTGCCCGAGAGCCTGCATCACTTCATGCCCATCAAGTCTCCCTCACTCATCCCCTGCttcctcttcatcttcttcttcctgCTCTCCACCTCGTTCTCCGTGCCGTACGCGCTCACACTCTCCTTCCCGCTGGCGCTGTGTCTCTGCTATCTGGAGCCCAGGGCCGCGTCGCTCGGATCGTCTCTGGCGCAGGGCTTCCAGGACCGTTCAGacgatgag ACAGACAGCGATCAAACCAACTTCACTTGTGATGATGACACATCGGCGACTGAG TCTGACTTTGAGGACAGCTTTGACATAAGGACACAGGTATCGATAATCTATGGTGTTTTGAGAAGGCAGAAACCACTTTAA
- the LOC132095937 gene encoding band 4.1-like protein 3 isoform X2: MECKVRLLDGSDYTCTVEKRVKGQVLFDKVCDHLNLLEKDYFGITYRDDENQKNWLDISKEMKKQISTGPWNCAFSVKFYPPDPSQLSEDITRYFLCLQLRDDVVSGRLPCSFTTHTVLGSYTVQSELGDCDSELQGSSYISDMCLAPNQTKELEEKVLELHRGHKGMTPAEADMMFLENAKKLSMYGVDLHHAKDSEGVEIMLGVCSSGLLVYRDKLRINRFAWPKIIKISYKRNNFYIRVRPGELEQFESTIGFKLFSHKAAKRLWKVCVEHHTFFRLVSPEAPPKRFLSLGSKFRYSGRTQAQTRRASSQIARAAPQFQRRHTVTASMDSTTVNHDNGKNAKPAVAIDDLIALETPEKKAEEMNSVEEENKTSGDESEQAPPPSVTKSCPYSSDPLGSELSLPSSPVSSTKVRRRRRESSRKRASSVSPAKTTAGCRRRQAQADRKAALLEERALLLSARKQRLDQSRSRGGTLFSFSLHLPDLPSLLDDDGYLSFPDLTELRFLPESLHHFMPIKSPSLIPCFLFIFFFLLSTSFSVPYALTLSFPLALCLCYLEPRAASLGSSLAQGFQDRSDDETDSDQTNFTCDDDTSATESDFEDSFDIRTQMSEEDKAEPEDVPVKPDRSSDAVEQSEEAVQDVAVVHTETKTITYESSEVDADGDSDAGVFMSAQTITSENNSSSTTTHITKTVKDGVSETRIEKRIVITGDADMDHDQALAQAIKEVKEQHPDMSVTRVVVHTETEISAADGDV; encoded by the exons ATGGAGTGTAAGGTCAGACTGCTGGACGGCTCAGACTACACCTGCACCGTGGAG aaaagaGTGAAAGGTCAGGTGCTGTTCGATAAGGTTTGTGATCACCTGAATCTCCTGGAGAAGGACTATTTCGGCATCACGTACCGGGACGATGAAAACCAGAAG AACTGGCTGGACATTTCCAAAGAGATGAAGAAGCAGATCAGCA CTGGTCCCTGGAACTGTGCCTTCAGCGTGAAGTTTTATCCTCCCGATCCATCGCAGCTCTCCGAGGACATCACCAG gTATTTCCTGTGTCTGCAGCTGAGAGATGATGTGGTTTCTGGACGTTTGCCGTGTTCTTTCACCACTCACACGGTGTTGGGCTCCTACACGGTTCAGTCGGAGCTGGGAGACTGTGACTCTGAGCTGCAGGGCTCCAGTTACATCAGTGACATGTGTTTGGCCCCGAATCAGACCAAAGAGCTGGAGGAGAAAGTGCTGGAGCTCCACCGCGGACACAA aggAATGACTCCTGCTGAAGCTGACATGATGTTCCTGGAAAATGCAAAGAAACTCTCCATGTACGGAGTCGACCTGCATCAtgccaag GATTCGGAGGGTGTGGAGATCATGCTGGGAGTTTGTTCCAGCGGCCTCCTCGTCTACAGAGATAAACTGCGCATCAATCGCTTCGCCTGGCCCAAAATAATCAAGATCTCCTACAAGAGGAACAACTTCTACATCAGAGTGCGTCCAGGAGAG CTGGAACAGTTCGAGAGCACCATCGGTTTCAAGCTCTTCAGTCACAAAGCAGCAAAGAGACTCTGGAAAGTGTGTGTGGAGCATCACACCTTCTTCAG GCTGGTTTCTCCTGAAGCTCCGCCCAAGCGCTTCCTGTCGTTGGGCTCAAAGTTCCGCTACAGCGGCCGAACACAAGCGCAGACGCGCCGCGCTAGCTCTCAGATCGCTCGGGCCGCTCCACAGTTCCAGCGACGACACACGGTCACCGCTAGCATGGACAGCA CGACGGTCAACCATGACAACGGGAAAAACGCCAAACCTGCTGTTGCTATAGATGACCTCATCGCCTTGGAAACGCCAGAGAAGAAAGCAGAGGAGATGAACTCAGTGGAGGAGGAGAATAAAACCAGCGGTGACGAATCAGAACAGGCCCCGCCCCCCTCCGTCACCAAG TCGTGTCCGTACTCATCGGATCCGTTGGGATCTGAGCTCTCTCTCCCGTCTTCTCCCGTCTCGTCCACTAAAGTGCGCAGGAGACGCAGAGAAAGCAGCCGCAAGCGTGCTTCCTCCGTCAGTCCGGCCAAAACCACAGCGGGCTGCCGGCGGCGTCAGGCCCAAGCGGATCGTAAAGCGGCTCTTCTGGAGGAACGAGCGCTGCTTCTGTCCGCACGCAAGCAGAGACTGGACCAGAGCCGCAGCCGAGGAGGAACGCTCTTCTCCTTCTCTCTGCATCTCCCCGATCTGCCCTCGCTGCTGGACGACGACGGTTACCTGAGCTTCCCTGACCTCACCGAGCTGCGCTTCCTGCCCGAGAGCCTGCATCACTTCATGCCCATCAAGTCTCCCTCACTCATCCCCTGCttcctcttcatcttcttcttcctgCTCTCCACCTCGTTCTCCGTGCCGTACGCGCTCACACTCTCCTTCCCGCTGGCGCTGTGTCTCTGCTATCTGGAGCCCAGGGCCGCGTCGCTCGGATCGTCTCTGGCGCAGGGCTTCCAGGACCGTTCAGacgatgag ACAGACAGCGATCAAACCAACTTCACTTGTGATGATGACACATCGGCGACTGAG TCTGACTTTGAGGACAGCTTTGACATAAGGACACAG ATGTCAGAGGAGGATAAAGCTGAACCTGAAGATGTTCCAGTGAAGCCGGATCGTTCGTCTGATGCTGTGGAG CAGTCGGAGGAAGCGGTTCAAGATGTTGCTGTGGTTCACACCGAGACCAAGACCATCACATACGAGTCTTCAGAG gttgaTGCGGATGGTGACTCAGATGCAGGCGTCTTCATGAGCGCTCAGACCATCACATCagagaacaacagcagcagcaccaccacacacatcaccaag aCGGTGAAGGACGGTGTTTCAGAGACTCGCATCGAGAAGAGGATCGTCATCACAGGAGACGCAGACATGGACCACGACCAG GCTCTGGCTCAGGCCATTAAAGAGGTCAAAGAGCAGCACCCAGACATGTCGGTCACTAGAGTAGTGGTTCatacagagacagagatctcAGCGGCTGACGGTGACGTGTGA